One genomic window of Marinitoga sp. 38H-ov includes the following:
- a CDS encoding DUF2922 domain-containing protein codes for MAKKLRMTFVNTVDGKRKTIYLNDPRVGLTSTEVQSAMDSFVGVLVPVGYEKDNATIVDTTSNELFDLIN; via the coding sequence ATGGCAAAGAAATTAAGAATGACATTTGTAAATACAGTAGATGGAAAGAGAAAGACAATATATTTAAATGATCCAAGAGTTGGTTTAACATCAACAGAAGTACAAAGTGCTATGGATTCATTTGTAGGAGTATTAGTACCAGTAGGATATGAAAAAGATAATGCAACTATTGTAGATACAACATCTAATGAACTATTTGACTTAATCAATTAA
- a CDS encoding DUF1659 domain-containing protein, whose translation MATKINLGDKVRISFDYGLDLDGKQIIKRKAFSIISGATDDQVYTAALNYASLSEKSLVEIEKIENYELQA comes from the coding sequence ATGGCAACAAAAATTAATTTAGGTGATAAAGTTAGAATTTCTTTTGATTATGGTTTAGATTTAGATGGAAAACAAATTATTAAAAGGAAGGCATTTTCAATTATATCAGGTGCAACTGATGATCAAGTATATACTGCAGCATTAAATTATGCATCATTATCTGAAAAATCATTAGTAGAAATTGAAAAAATAGAAAACTATGAATTACAAGCTTAA
- the hemW gene encoding radical SAM family heme chaperone HemW, translated as MNTEGLYIHIPFCKSKCLYCDYPSTTNNSIQEKYFEYLLKEIDLYNNLNHNISNHNISTVFLGGGTPTYVDVKQIDKLFSKINNLDIGFNPIEITIESNPETLNEDKLYEYYQLGINRLSLGIQTFDNDILKNMNRLYDNEVIEKNYYLARRYFSNINFDFILGLPGDNMKVLENNLRLIEKLKPDHVSYYIFDDDHDTPLKRLLEKGKMKLPDYEYIENGFDLIIEELNKMGYNRYEISNWAKEGYECKHNLIYWNNENYHGFGLSAGGHYNNIRYTKTWDFKEYFEKIDNNQIPYDYYNENTLLDELTEELFMGLRLIYGISVEKLKNKYGKLYEEFSKNFFQMALDLIVFDERIRMNEKGLDFSKKVFEKILEVREIIKERDRFD; from the coding sequence TTGAATACTGAAGGATTATATATTCATATACCATTTTGCAAAAGTAAATGTCTATACTGTGATTATCCATCTACAACAAATAATAGTATACAAGAAAAATATTTTGAATATTTATTAAAAGAAATAGATTTATATAATAATTTAAATCATAATATATCAAATCATAATATATCAACAGTGTTTTTAGGTGGAGGAACACCGACATATGTTGATGTTAAACAAATTGATAAATTATTTAGTAAAATAAATAACTTAGATATTGGGTTCAATCCTATTGAAATAACAATAGAATCAAATCCAGAAACATTAAATGAAGATAAATTATATGAATATTATCAGCTAGGTATAAACAGATTAAGTTTAGGAATTCAAACCTTTGATAATGATATATTAAAAAATATGAATAGATTGTATGATAATGAGGTAATAGAAAAAAATTATTATTTAGCTAGAAGATACTTTTCAAATATCAACTTTGATTTTATTCTAGGTCTTCCTGGAGATAATATGAAAGTATTAGAAAATAATTTGAGACTAATAGAAAAATTAAAACCTGATCATGTTTCATATTATATTTTTGATGATGATCATGATACACCATTAAAAAGATTATTAGAAAAAGGAAAAATGAAATTGCCAGATTATGAATATATAGAAAATGGATTTGATTTAATAATAGAAGAATTAAATAAAATGGGATATAACAGATATGAAATATCTAATTGGGCAAAAGAAGGATATGAATGCAAACATAATTTAATATATTGGAATAATGAAAATTATCATGGTTTTGGATTATCAGCAGGAGGACATTATAATAATATTAGATATACAAAAACATGGGATTTTAAAGAATACTTTGAAAAAATAGATAATAATCAAATACCATATGATTATTATAATGAAAATACATTATTAGATGAATTAACAGAAGAACTGTTTATGGGTTTAAGATTAATATATGGAATAAGTGTAGAAAAATTAAAAAATAAATATGGAAAATTATATGAAGAATTTTCTAAAAATTTTTTTCAAATGGCATTAGATTTAATTGTATTTGATGAAAGAATTAGAATGAATGAAAAAGGCCTTGATTTTTCAAAAAAAGTATTTGAAAAAATCTTAGAGGTGAGAGAAATTATAAAAGAACGAGATAGGTTTGATTAA